Proteins found in one Triticum aestivum cultivar Chinese Spring chromosome 4D, IWGSC CS RefSeq v2.1, whole genome shotgun sequence genomic segment:
- the LOC123098728 gene encoding alcohol dehydrogenase-like 2, with product MADQSPAPIRCKAAVSRAKGAPLVIEDIVVDPPKAYEIRMKVICTSLCHTDITFWRGKEDFPLPPVFPRILGHEAYGVVESVGERVEGFAVGDTVVPTFLGQCDSCAGCASAGSNMCSALPFVVGPGMRRDGTTRFRDSQGEPLHDFLAVSSFSQYTVVDVNQVVKVDPAVPPKLACLLGCGAGTGVGAAWRLAKVQPGSSVVIFGLGAVGLSVAQGAKMCGAAKIIGVDLNPDKEELGKKFGVTDFVNPSKLGESPLSQVIIEMTGGGADYCFECIGVASVMTEAFRSAKQGNGKTVILGLEKDGKPISLPSIEFLFGKCVMGSLFGGIKPKTDIPILAKKCMSKELELEKLITHEVGLQEINTAFDLLLQGKSLRCIIWMDKLAA from the exons ATGGCGGACCAGAGCCCCGCCCCTATCCGTTGCAAAG CGGCGGTGAGCAGAGCCAAGGGCGCGCCGCTCGTCATCGAGGACATCGTCGTGGATCCGCCCAAGGCCTACGAGATCCGCATGAAGGTCATCTGCACCTCCCTCTGCCACACTGACATCACCTTCTGGCGCGGCAAG GAAGACTTCCCGCTCCCACCCGTGTTCCCAAGGATCCTAGGCCACGAGGCGTACGG GGTGGTGGAGAGCGTGGGGGAGCGCGTGGAGGGGTTCGCGGTGGGGGACACGGTGGTGCCGACGTTCCTGGGGCAGTGCGACTCCTGCGCCGGCTGCGCGTCGGCGGGGAGCAACATGTGCTCCGCGCTGCCGTTCGTCGTCGGCCCCGGGATGCGCCGCGACGGCACCACCCGCTTCAGGGACAGCCAGGGGGAGCCGCTGCACGACTTCCTCGCCGTGTCCAGCTTCAGCCAGTACACCGTCGTCGACGTCAACCAGGTCGTCAAGGTCGACCCCGCCGTGCCGCCCAAGCTCGCCTGCCTCCTCGGCTGCGGCGCCGGCACCG gggtcggggctgcgtggagGTTGGCCAAGGTGCAGCCTGGATCCTCGGTGGTCATCTTCGGGCTGGGAGCGGTGGGATTGTCG GTGGCGCAAGGTGCAAAGATGTGCGGAGCAGCCAAGATCATCGGTGTTGATCTGAACCCTGACAAAGAAGAACTCG GCAAAAAATTCGGCGTGACAGATTTCGTGAACCCATCAAAACTCGGCGAGAGCCCACTCAGCCAG GTGATCATCGAGATGACGGGCGGCGGCGCCGACTACTGCTTCGAGTGCATCGGTGTCGCGTCCGTCATGACCGAGGCGTTCAGAAGCGCTAAGCAG GGGAATGGCAAGACGGTGATCCTGGGGCTGGAGAAGGACGGGAAGCCGATCAGCCTGCCGTCCATCGAGTTCCTCTTCGGCAAGTGCGTCATGGGGTCGCTCTTCGGGGGCATCAAGCCCAAGACCGACATTCCGATCCTCGCCAAGAAATGCATGAGCAAG GAGCTGGAGCTGGAGAAGCTGATCACGCACGAGGTGGGCCTGCAGGAGATAAACACGGCCTTCGACCTGCTCCTGCAGGGGAAGAGCCTCAGGTGCATCATCTGGATGGACAAGCTAGCGGCGTGA